GTCAGGTAATTGGCCACGCTCTGTGCACGACGTTGGGACAGGTCCATGTTCAACTGGCGGCTACCCGTGCTGTCGGTGTAACCGACGATCTGGATAGTGTTCTGGTTGAACTGCTTGAGGGAGTTGGCCAGGTTGTTGAGCGGCTGGTAGAAGCTGCTGGCGATCGCATCCGAGTTGGTCGCGAAAGTGATGTTGCCCGGCATGATCAGCTTGATCTGGTCGCCCTGGCGCTGAACTTCCACACCGGTATTGGCCATGCTCTCACGCAGTTTCTTTTCCTGCTGGTCTGCGTAGTAGCCGTAGCCCGCAGCGCCGGCACCCGCCACCACCGCACCGATCAGCGCGCCCTTGCCACGGTGGTTGTGGTCGATGGCCGCACCGGCCAAGGCACCGGCCAGGGCCCCCAGGCCACCGTACTTGGCGGTCTTGCTCATACCGCCGGATTCATTGCTCGCCTGCCCCTGACCGCTGCCGTCATAGGGGTTAGGGGATGCGCAGCCGGACAACAAGGCTACGGCGGTAGCGACAACAAGCAGACGACGCGAAGTGAACATGAAGGGAGCTCCTACTTTTGCATTCTAAGGTGCAAAGGACATTGGCAATGGACCTGTGCCGAGTTTGGAACGCGACAAACGGTAAAAATTCCGTGGCCACACAAACCGTAGCAGACGCACGCTGAACACCACCTGAGTTTTTGCTACAAAGCGTGCCTGCCGTAGAGGATATGAGCCTGTGACGACCCGCCTTTTGGTCACTACACCGGTTACCCGAGACGTAGCAATCGGCAGATCCACCATTCACATCACCCCATCATACGTCCGAATGTTCTGCCGCAACGCCGCCAGAAAAGAGAAGGCATTCTCCACCCGCTCCCCCTCAAACCCCTGGTAGTAATTGTTCGCCGTCAACACCGTACCCGCACCGCGTTTGTTATCCGGGTGGAGGCAATAGGGAATCGATAAAAACCCACTGTCGAATGCGCTGAGTATCGCTTCGGACAAGTCGGCGTCACGCGCCAGCGTGCCTTCAATCAGTCGCCTTGATGCGTCCAGGATGCGCGCGTGCTCTTGCGCGTCGAACGGGACATCCGGCAACACACCCTTCGTGTGCAGGCAATAGCTGGCGTATTCCAATGCGGCGATGTTTTCTTCGATCCGAGGAATACGCCGTGACTCCACCGGCGTTTTTATGATCACGCGCTGCACGCCGGTGGATCGAATCATGCCGAGTGCATCGCCGGTGATCCGGCAAAACCCGCCCAGGGTCCGTGGAAAAAACCCCATGAACACGTAGCCGACGAAGTGGTAGCTGCCTGGCGCGAAGTATTCGCTGGCGAGTTGTTGCAAGGCCGTCACGGCGGCACGGTCCTGCACGGGCGAGGTGCCTTGGGCGTAGGAGAACGACAACGTCTTGATTCCGTGAGCGCGCAAAAACAAGCCCTCGAGAATGTTGAGCGCCACTAGAATGACCGGGTCGCACATCTGCCCCATCATGCAACCGGCGAAGCTCTCGATGTGGCTGTGCTCCACTCCTGCGCAAAGCACCTGACAGGCTTTTTCCCAGTGGCCGAAAGCCTCACGCAGCGGCGTACGGCTGTACGGCAGGCAATAGGAAATGGGCCCGCCCTCAGTGGTGGCCGAGCCGATTTCGACCATGCGCTCGAAGATGTGCAGCGGATCGGGCGAGCCATGGCGAATCTGCACCGGCAGGTGGTAGCGGGCATGAATCTGGTCGAGCATCGCGCGGGTTTTCGCCGCTGGGTGATTCACGATCGGGTAGCCGTTAAGCATGGACGCGCTGTCGATCGCCCGTTGCGCCGCCTCAAGGTTATTCACTCGGGTGAACGCATCGAGGGTAATGGTGCATACGGTGTTCGCGCGACTGGCCGCCGTGGCGTCAAGCCCGGACTGCATCAGGCCGGGTTCGCTGAAGCCCATGCGCGGCTGGAGCACCGGGCCGTGCAGGTCAAACTGCTCAAGCACGTGGGTGTTGAAGTCGATCATGTCGGCAGGCCTTTTCCGGTCCCTGTGTTATCTGCCCCCGAGTACACGCTCATCGTGCGACCCGCTTTTCCAGGTAATGGGCAGGAAACAACTGTGCGCTGACGAGCGCCTGGAAGGCATCAAAACTGTTCGCCACGCTGTCGTCGAACACCTCGTCAAACCCCGCGGCCCGAAGCGTATCGCTGTGCCGGGCGATGGTCTGGGCGTCGTTTTCAGTGCAGATTTTTCCACCGATGTAGAGTCCGTCGACGTGATGGGTCTCGCTGCGAATGCGCCGGGCGAGTTCGGCGCCCTCAAGGTAGCCGTGACCATTGACCGTGCTGATCACAACGATTGCGCAGCCATTGCGCTCAAGCCGCGCAATCACGTCGTCCATCGGCGTGTTGGGCCCCAGGTTTTCTACCTTGTAGCCCAGGTCATTGAGCAAGAATTCCATGAACACCAGATTCCAGCTATGGGAGTCTGATGGCACGGTGCTGAGCAGTGCGGTTTTGTTGAACGTCATCGTTAAAATCCCTTTTAAGTTTCTGTTCTGTTTGCGTAATACGGAAGTGCGTTCTGGAAGTTGCGAAAGTTGACGGTGACGGCGTTGATATAGCCCCAGTAATCGGCGTAGTTGGTCGGAAACGGTTTTGAGCCGTCGATCCTGTCGCGCTCGCGCGCGGTGATGTAATTGGGCCACTCTTTGGAACGGGGGCGCCGGTGGTGAAAGTCGTGGCACGGTGTATCGCCAACCATCACGAACACGCGGATGAACAAATGGAAACCCAGCATTTTGATCAGCCAGACGCTGATGCAGGCGGTGCGGCGAACAGCGCCCGCAGCCTGCGGTATGCGTAACTCTTCACCAATGAATACGCCGGTCGTGCTTTCGCAGATGAAGTCGATACCGCGCCGTTCCAGGACCTCCACGCTGGGCCAGGTATGCTCGGCAGCCAGGCGGAACGTGGTGCTGATGTGATAGCCGGCGAACACCGGCACCACCCACGCCATGATGAAAAGATCGAAATGGCCCAAGGCTGCCGCCAGCAGACTGATCGTGGCCCAGAAGCTTAGCGTCAGGGCGGCGACACGGCGGTTCGACGCGGTTGCGGTGCCCTTCACTCGGCTCCAGAACGAGCGCAGGATCGCCAGCGGTGACAGCGCCGTGCAGACCAGTTTGGTCCACATCGTGGTCACGCTGTCGGACGGTGTTAACCCCACCACCCCTTGCAAGTACGACAGGGTGTCGTCATCGTCGGTCAGCAGCGTTTTGGAACTGTGGTGCAGCGCGTGCTCGCGCTTATAGGTATCGAAAGGTTTGAGCATCAATACGCCGGAGATAATCCGGCCCACGGTCACGTTCGTTTCACGCTGTTCAAACACCATCTCATGGGCGCAGTTGTGGCAAATCATCACCTGCATCTGCTTGATACCGCCGGTGGCCAGTACAAAACCCAGCACCCACAACATTACACTGCCGTGCACGTAACCGACGCCGGCCAACACCACGCCCGATGCAATCAATCCCGTTGAAACGAGGATATGGTGGATGGGTTTGAGCGTGCGAACCTGGTTAAGATCCTCAGGTAGAGGCTTGGCGGTCAGCCAGCTCAAAAATGGCTGTATGAACCCTGGAAGGGTGCGCATCGAGTTACGTATCATCCATGTTTCCTCTGCGGGTTCGCTCCATCGAAAAAAACTGTACCGTGGCCTCCCGTTATTTCGAAC
Above is a genomic segment from Pseudomonas azadiae containing:
- a CDS encoding OmpA family protein; the protein is MFTSRRLLVVATAVALLSGCASPNPYDGSGQGQASNESGGMSKTAKYGGLGALAGALAGAAIDHNHRGKGALIGAVVAGAGAAGYGYYADQQEKKLRESMANTGVEVQRQGDQIKLIMPGNITFATNSDAIASSFYQPLNNLANSLKQFNQNTIQIVGYTDSTGSRQLNMDLSQRRAQSVANYLTSQGVSPTNLSARGAGPDNPIASNADVNGRAQNRRVEVNLGPIPGQQYGQPGAQQQAPQQNNQFQGNPYSQYQ
- a CDS encoding fatty acid desaturase, whose protein sequence is MSWLTAKPLPEDLNQVRTLKPIHHILVSTGLIASGVVLAGVGYVHGSVMLWVLGFVLATGGIKQMQVMICHNCAHEMVFEQRETNVTVGRIISGVLMLKPFDTYKREHALHHSSKTLLTDDDDTLSYLQGVVGLTPSDSVTTMWTKLVCTALSPLAILRSFWSRVKGTATASNRRVAALTLSFWATISLLAAALGHFDLFIMAWVVPVFAGYHISTTFRLAAEHTWPSVEVLERRGIDFICESTTGVFIGEELRIPQAAGAVRRTACISVWLIKMLGFHLFIRVFVMVGDTPCHDFHHRRPRSKEWPNYITARERDRIDGSKPFPTNYADYWGYINAVTVNFRNFQNALPYYANRTET
- a CDS encoding methylaspartate mutase, with amino-acid sequence MIDFNTHVLEQFDLHGPVLQPRMGFSEPGLMQSGLDATAASRANTVCTITLDAFTRVNNLEAAQRAIDSASMLNGYPIVNHPAAKTRAMLDQIHARYHLPVQIRHGSPDPLHIFERMVEIGSATTEGGPISYCLPYSRTPLREAFGHWEKACQVLCAGVEHSHIESFAGCMMGQMCDPVILVALNILEGLFLRAHGIKTLSFSYAQGTSPVQDRAAVTALQQLASEYFAPGSYHFVGYVFMGFFPRTLGGFCRITGDALGMIRSTGVQRVIIKTPVESRRIPRIEENIAALEYASYCLHTKGVLPDVPFDAQEHARILDASRRLIEGTLARDADLSEAILSAFDSGFLSIPYCLHPDNKRGAGTVLTANNYYQGFEGERVENAFSFLAALRQNIRTYDGVM
- a CDS encoding cobalamin B12-binding domain-containing protein; translated protein: MTFNKTALLSTVPSDSHSWNLVFMEFLLNDLGYKVENLGPNTPMDDVIARLERNGCAIVVISTVNGHGYLEGAELARRIRSETHHVDGLYIGGKICTENDAQTIARHSDTLRAAGFDEVFDDSVANSFDAFQALVSAQLFPAHYLEKRVAR